A region of Zootoca vivipara chromosome 15, rZooViv1.1, whole genome shotgun sequence DNA encodes the following proteins:
- the LOC118097299 gene encoding C-C motif chemokine 5-like: MKVSIAGLTFLLLLASLSLTIAAQRGMDASPCCPRYNHKPFPRRFVKSFFHTSSHCNRPAVVFVFRNGKSGCADPKAEWVIKLMASLTPE, encoded by the exons ATGAAGGTCTCCATAGCTGGCCTCACCTTCCTCCTACTCCTTGCCTCCTTGTCTCTGACCATCGCTGCCCAAC GTGGTATGGATGCATCTCCCTGCTGCCCCAGATACAACCACAAACCGTTCCCAAGGAGATTCGTGAAGAGCTTTTTCCACACCAGTTCACACTGCAACCGTCCTGCCGTAGT GTTTGTATTCAGGAATGGTAAATCGGGCTGTGCTGACCCCAAGGCCGAGTGGGTGATAAAACTGATGGCATCCCTTACACCAGAGTGA
- the LOC132591174 gene encoding uncharacterized protein K02A2.6-like — protein MESPRVLEPFQPSEPHTWEDYVERFEFFAVAQGITDASKRRATFLSYCGPETFKLAKALLAPAKLSETSLQDILACLTSHLAPTETKMARRMEFHKRQQHAGESVSTFLAELRKLAQHCGFQNLEETLLDRFIGGLSSKKARRRIVAKEEVTLASALKEATATENYEREELDASRKATKPQIEVAHAMDELEATPSQSPVRGVESVRQACTVHRDRRGSCPGCGGNHERKSCRFRDAICRTCGKTGHIARVCRSAASGATGAPRLEHRRPPTATRFLKDCHYVTEINGRAVQFPAQGKAHVKVKIEGQQCDMEVDSGSAFTIVSDQTAKTFFPRGKLPPLEPFPATLQSYSAGRIHIMGMCAVRVQFRDKQAVLKLVIAKGSRPSLLGTDWFPALGLSISGLNSIQTCPEMSEVLCKEFAGLFNGKLGCYKGPPVDFELDPGVAPIRLKPRRVPFALQPKIEAELDKLVKQGVLSPVDSAKWETPIVTPLKANGEVRICADYKCTINKALRGNSYPIPVVSHLLAKLAGGKVFAKIDLAQAYQQLPVTPQSAEAQTIVTHKGAFRVNRLQFGVCVAPGIFQGLMERLLRGLPGVLPFFDDVLIAGKDPQELVARVRAVLLKFKEVGLQLKKEKCSFGVPTVDFLGFKIDASGIHPTDAKIKAIIEAPRPQNKTELQSFLGLINFYHSFLPQKASVAEPLHRLLQKKNVWRWGREQQKAFDSLRGMLSSRSVLAHYDESKPLVLACDASQYGLGAVLSHREPDGSEKPISFYSRTLSPTERNYAQIDKEALAIVSGIKRFYDYLYGRQFSIETDHKPLLGLFNPNKQTPQILSPRMLRWSIFLNGFQYTLTHVPGKQLCHADALSRLPLPGGSNEDPAPAEHIMMLETLPGAPVTATDIAEKTRKDAVLSRVLTWVGRGWPGGPHEEKFRPYATRQHELSMHKGCLLWGDRVIIPAPLRNRVLETLHMGHPGMVRMKSLARCYVWWPGMDQNIEQWVRTCKACQEVRPEVARAPVHWWEQSRTPWSRLHIDFAGPFQGKVFLVIVDAYSKWLEVAMVPSMASAAVIKVLRQLFATHGLPETIVSDNGAAFVSQEFRAFLADNFIRGVTSAPFHPSSNGQAERMVRTAK, from the coding sequence atggagagtccaagggtattggagcccttccagccatcagagccccacacctgggaagactacgtcgaacgcttcgagttcttcgcagtggctcaagggatcaccgatgccagcaaaagaagggccacattcctgagctactgtgggcccgagaccttcaagctagccaaggcattacttgctccagcgaagctgagtgagacatctctccaagatattcttgcctgcctaacaagccacttggcgcctactgagaccaagatggcccggcggatggagttccataagaggcagcagcatgctggggagtctgtatccacatttctggctgaactccggaagctcgctcagcactgcggcttccaaaatctggaagagactctcctggatcggtttattggtggtctgagcagcaagaaagccagaagacgcatcgtggctaaagaagaggttacccttgcttcagccttgaaggaggccaccgccacggagaattatgaaagagaggagcttgatgccagtcgcaaggccactaagccacagatagaagttgcgcatgccatggacgaactagaggctactccaagccagagcccagtccgtggggttgagtcggtgcgtcaggcctgcacagtgcacagagatcgccgaggcagttgcccaggttgtggcggaaaccatgaaaggaagagttgtcgtttcagggatgctatctgccggacgtgcggaaagacgggtcacatcgccagggtctgtagatcggcggcgtcgggagcgacaggagcacctagactggagcatcgcagaccgcccacagcaactcgttttctaaaggactgccactacgtaacggagatcaatgggagggccgtgcagtttccagcgcaaggcaaggcacacgtcaaggtgaagattgagggtcagcagtgcgacatggaggtggactccggatctgcattcaccatcgtgtcagaccagaccgcgaagacattcttccccaggggtaagttaccccctctggagccctttccggcaaccttgcagtcgtactcagcaggccgcatccatattatgggaatgtgtgccgtgagagtacagttccgggacaaacaggctgtactcaaactggtgattgcgaagggcagtcgccccagtctcctgggcactgactggttccctgccctgggactgagtatctcagggcttaattcgatccaaacctgccctgagatgagcgaggtattatgcaaggaatttgctggtctctttaatggaaaactgggttgttataaagggcccccagttgacttcgagttggaccccggggtggctccaatccgactcaaaccaaggcgagtgccatttgcactgcaacccaagatcgaggcagagctggataaattggtcaagcagggagttctctcacccgtggactctgctaagtgggagactccaatcgtcacgccccttaaagcaaatggggaagtcaggatatgtgcagattacaaatgtactatcaataaggcactcaggggaaactcataccccattccagttgtatcacatctgttggctaaactggctgggggcaaggtgttcgccaaaattgacctggcacaagcttaccaacagctgccagtaaccccacaatcagcggaagcacagactattgtcacacataaaggggcgttcagagttaacagattacagttcggagtttgtgtggccccagggatttttcaagggctcatggaacgcctgttaagaggtctgccgggggtcttgccattttttgatgacgttttgattgctggaaaagacccacaggaactggttgcgcgtgtccgtgcagtgttgctcaagttcaaggaggtggggttgcaactgaaaaaggaaaaatgcagttttggggtgccaacggtggatttcttggggtttaaaattgatgcatcaggcatccaccccacagatgctaagattaaggccatcatcgaggcaccacgaccacagaacaagacggagttgcagtcattcctgggacttattaacttttatcattcgttcttaccccagaaagcttcggtagctgaaccattacatagactattgcagaaaaagaatgtgtggcgatgggggcgggagcagcagaaggcttttgactccttgcgaggaatgctgagtagcaggagcgtccttgctcattatgatgagtcaaagccgctggtcctggcatgtgatgcctctcaatacggtctgggggctgtgctgagtcatagggaaccggatgggtcggaaaagcccatctctttctattcccgtacgttgtcgcccacggagcgcaactatgctcaaattgataaagaggcactggctattgtgtccggaatcaaaaggttctatgattatttgtacggtcgccaattctccattgaaacggaccacaaaccactgttagggttgttcaacccaaacaaacaaacgccacaaattctctcccccagaatgttgcgttggtcaatattcctgaatgggttccagtacaccttgacccatgtgccggggaaacaattgtgccatgctgatgcgctgagtcgcttgccccttcctggcgggagcaatgaggatcctgctccggcggagcacattatgatgctagaaacacttccgggggctcctgtaacagctacggatatagctgagaaaacgaggaaagatgctgttctctcccgtgtgctcacttgggtggggagggggtggccaggtggtccgcatgaagaaaaattcaggccttatgcgacaaggcagcacgaattgtccatgcataagggttgtctcctatggggagatagggtgatcatcccagcaccactgagaaacagggttcttgagacgcttcacatgggacacccgggaatggtcaggatgaagtcgctagcccgatgttatgtgtggtggcctggaatggaccagaacatagaacaatgggtacgaacatgcaaggcatgccaagaggtgcggccagaagtggccagagcaccagtccactggtgggagcagtccaggactccctggagccggctgcacatagattttgcggggccattccaagggaaggtctttttggttatcgttgatgcatattccaaatggttagaagtggcgatggtccctagcatggcatcagctgccgtaatcaaggtgttgaggcagctgtttgctacccacgggttacctgagaccattgtatcagataatggggcagcttttgtatcccaagaattcagggcattcttggctgataacttcataagaggggtcacatccgcgccctttcacccatcctccaatgggcaggctgagcgcatggtaagaacagccaaataa